A window of Desulforhopalus sp. contains these coding sequences:
- the cls gene encoding cardiolipin synthase, which yields MLQPHFNGPISHMAIHDYLLNYSLFSTVLLLADLIIRLGLSIRVIMRKRPYGVSLAWLVVILVIPFLGGFFYLLLGENRIPEKRIERARVSSKYYQHWLTTLRKRAPVSWHNLNPECAPLHRQVETLVGLPAMAGNKLTLITKPEEITLSIIEEIDKATSTCHLQFYIWQDGGMVDRVTKALINAAARGVTCRLLLDSIGSSDFFGSTTAKRMQEAGIKVRESLPAGLIKALFSRIDIRNHRKIVVIDGEVAFTGSQNMVDPAVFKKDAGVGNWIDVMVKVEGPVVESLAGTFISDWYLDAEGSDFETESLQKDIETVRHKGDIHPLPLIGQCPIQLVPSGPGFVPETIHSLLLTTIYAARRELIMTTPYFIPDEPLLIALKAAAQRGVAVTIIVPHNNDSRLVHYASQARFEELADSGVKIQLFHGGLLHSKTITVDRNFSLFGSVNLDMRSFWLNFEATLFIYCEEFSLRLFAVQQEYLQQSTALDLQTFSRRGHLTKFKENTCLLVSPLL from the coding sequence ATGCTGCAGCCCCACTTCAACGGCCCTATATCGCACATGGCTATTCATGACTACCTTTTAAATTACTCTTTATTTTCGACGGTATTGCTCCTCGCCGATCTCATTATCCGGCTTGGACTTTCGATTCGCGTTATCATGCGCAAACGCCCGTACGGCGTGTCGTTGGCCTGGCTGGTAGTAATCCTGGTCATTCCTTTTTTGGGAGGATTCTTTTACCTGCTTCTGGGTGAAAACCGCATACCCGAAAAGCGTATCGAACGAGCCCGGGTTTCCTCGAAATATTACCAGCACTGGCTGACCACCCTGCGCAAGAGGGCGCCGGTCTCCTGGCACAATCTGAATCCGGAATGCGCCCCGCTCCACCGCCAGGTGGAAACCCTGGTCGGCTTACCGGCCATGGCCGGTAATAAATTGACGCTCATCACCAAGCCGGAGGAGATAACCCTTTCGATTATAGAGGAAATTGACAAAGCGACCTCTACCTGTCATCTGCAATTTTATATCTGGCAAGATGGCGGCATGGTAGACAGGGTGACAAAGGCCCTTATCAACGCCGCTGCTCGCGGTGTCACCTGCCGGCTGCTTCTTGATTCCATCGGCAGCAGTGATTTCTTTGGCAGTACAACAGCGAAGAGAATGCAAGAGGCCGGCATCAAGGTTCGCGAGTCCCTGCCGGCGGGCCTTATCAAAGCACTGTTTTCCCGCATCGATATCCGTAACCATAGAAAGATAGTGGTGATCGACGGCGAAGTTGCCTTTACCGGCAGCCAGAACATGGTCGATCCCGCCGTCTTCAAAAAAGACGCCGGCGTCGGCAACTGGATCGATGTCATGGTGAAGGTGGAGGGGCCTGTTGTGGAAAGCCTTGCCGGTACATTTATCAGTGACTGGTATCTTGATGCGGAGGGCAGCGACTTCGAAACCGAGTCATTGCAGAAAGATATCGAAACGGTTCGGCACAAAGGCGACATCCACCCCCTGCCGCTCATCGGCCAATGCCCGATCCAGCTTGTCCCTTCCGGCCCCGGCTTTGTCCCGGAAACCATCCACAGCCTACTCCTCACCACCATTTACGCAGCACGCCGGGAACTGATCATGACCACCCCGTATTTCATCCCCGACGAACCACTGCTCATTGCCTTGAAAGCGGCAGCCCAGCGTGGGGTGGCAGTTACCATCATTGTACCACACAATAACGACTCACGGCTGGTCCATTACGCAAGCCAGGCCCGTTTTGAAGAACTTGCCGATTCCGGGGTAAAAATCCAACTTTTCCATGGCGGTCTTCTCCATTCGAAGACCATCACCGTCGATCGGAATTTTTCGCTGTTCGGATCAGTCAATCTGGATATGCGCAGCTTCTGGTTGAATTTTGAAGCCACCCTTTTTATCTATTGCGAGGAGTTTTCCCTGCGCCTTTTTGCCGTCCAGCAGGAGTATCTTCAGCAATCCACGGCACTTGATCTACAAACTTTCTCTCGCCGCGGTCATCTCACCAAATTCAAGGAAAACACATGTCTTCTCGTCTCACCTCTCCTCTAA
- the ppk2 gene encoding polyphosphate kinase 2 yields the protein MAKKKSDNKGKNGIENFRLAEGTAADNILTKNSDETTAINIKNSQLKYELELKKLQIELMKLQNSMRANGQRVLAIFEGRDAAGKGGTIKRITANLNPRSARVVALMKPNETEMTQWYFQRYVAHLPSAAELVIFDRSWYNRAMVEPIMGFCTDEQNKRFLKDVPMFEEMLVKDGIKLFKFYFSVSKEVQKARFDSRKEDPLKQYKLSPVDNLAQQYWDLYSVRKFQMLSETNRTIAPWTIVRSDDKKKARLNCMKFILSRLEYEDKLPAKDLEVDPTIVISGIDELKHMEDNLMQPHQLRG from the coding sequence ATGGCAAAAAAGAAGTCTGATAATAAAGGGAAAAATGGCATTGAGAATTTCAGGCTGGCGGAGGGTACTGCTGCCGACAACATCCTCACCAAAAACAGCGATGAGACGACGGCAATCAATATCAAGAACTCCCAGCTGAAGTATGAGTTAGAGCTGAAAAAACTGCAGATAGAGCTGATGAAACTGCAGAACTCCATGCGGGCCAACGGCCAGCGGGTTCTGGCAATTTTTGAGGGACGGGATGCTGCCGGCAAGGGCGGAACGATTAAACGGATAACCGCCAACCTCAATCCGCGGAGCGCCCGGGTCGTCGCCCTGATGAAGCCCAACGAAACGGAGATGACCCAGTGGTATTTCCAACGCTACGTCGCCCACCTCCCCTCAGCCGCCGAACTGGTCATCTTCGACCGGAGCTGGTACAACAGGGCGATGGTTGAGCCAATCATGGGTTTCTGCACCGATGAGCAAAACAAGCGCTTCTTAAAAGACGTGCCGATGTTTGAAGAGATGCTGGTCAAAGACGGCATCAAGCTGTTTAAATTCTATTTCTCGGTCTCCAAAGAGGTGCAGAAGGCACGTTTTGACTCCCGCAAGGAAGACCCGCTGAAACAATACAAGCTGTCGCCGGTCGACAATCTAGCACAGCAATACTGGGATCTGTACTCAGTGCGCAAATTCCAGATGCTCTCCGAAACCAATCGGACCATCGCCCCCTGGACAATTGTCCGTTCCGATGACAAGAAAAAGGCCCGCCTCAACTGCATGAAGTTCATCCTCAGCCGCCTCGAATATGAGGATAAGCTGCCGGCCAAGGATCTGGAGGTCGACCCGACCATCGTTATCTCCGGCATTGACGAACTGAAGCATATGGAAGACAACCTGATGCAGCCCCATCAGCTGCGCGGCTAA
- a CDS encoding metallophosphatase family protein, which produces MSSRLTSPLMPTRILLLADIHGNYPALTAIDRELDAASFDYIINCGDSLVYAPFPNETLRWLSLHRAVSILGNTDQKVIGILKGKTFGKPRKAEKRIMYTSTAEALDAPGRRDLLSFPAFKVLDLRHPASKNYRNSRLRLGIFHGSPADPDEFLFADTPDSRFLELTEITDCQIVVTGHSHTPYYKVIAGTHFINPGSAGRMFDGNPQASCAVMEITEDNIKVRHLRVSYDIDAVVTALGRHQLPEIYATMFLQGRKLN; this is translated from the coding sequence ATGTCTTCTCGTCTCACCTCTCCTCTAATGCCAACCCGGATCTTACTGCTTGCCGACATCCACGGCAATTATCCGGCACTCACGGCCATAGACCGCGAGTTGGACGCGGCGTCGTTCGACTACATCATCAACTGCGGCGACTCCCTCGTCTATGCCCCCTTCCCCAATGAAACCCTGCGCTGGTTGAGCCTCCACCGGGCCGTGTCCATCCTCGGCAACACCGACCAAAAGGTCATCGGTATCCTCAAAGGCAAGACCTTTGGCAAACCGAGAAAGGCCGAAAAACGCATCATGTACACCTCCACTGCCGAGGCCCTCGATGCCCCAGGACGCCGTGATCTTCTCTCCTTCCCGGCCTTTAAGGTCCTTGACCTGCGCCATCCGGCATCAAAAAATTATCGAAACAGTAGGTTGAGGCTGGGCATCTTCCACGGTAGCCCAGCCGACCCGGACGAATTCCTCTTTGCCGACACCCCGGACAGCCGTTTTCTCGAACTGACCGAGATCACCGACTGTCAGATTGTCGTCACGGGGCACTCGCATACCCCATATTACAAGGTTATCGCCGGCACCCATTTTATTAACCCGGGATCAGCGGGAAGGATGTTCGACGGCAATCCACAGGCCAGCTGCGCTGTCATGGAGATAACCGAGGACAACATCAAGGTCCGCCACCTGCGTGTGAGCTACGACATTGATGCCGTTGTCACCGCTCTCGGTAGACACCAGCTGCCGGAGATATACGCCACAATGTTTCTACAAGGCCGGAAACTCAACTGA
- the argJ gene encoding bifunctional glutamate N-acetyltransferase/amino-acid acetyltransferase ArgJ gives MNIKGFSFSAVEAGIRYANRLDLGLIYSDIPCVTAGVFTTSQVKAAPLVLDRERLKTGQAQAILVNSGCANACTGEKGMEAARATSQWVADKLGIPEAMVQLASTGVIGEHLNLPAFEQGIPRLVEGLASDAFDKVARAIMTTDTVMKTAEARVTIGEKTIKIIGMAKGAGMIMPNMATMLAFVMTDARINFPELHKSLVKGVERTFNRITVDGDTSTNDMVLVMANGTADNPWIDGDSEADRQVFQDGLEHVLKDLALQIISDGEGATKTITIRVSGAKEEDQAEQIARTVATSSLVKTAFFGEDANWGRIMAAMGRSGVKFSPDRVDLAFGDVTIVKNGLALGKDVEAAATRVLKEKQITVDIDLHDGKASAEVWTCDFSIDYVKINADYRS, from the coding sequence ATGAACATCAAAGGTTTTTCATTTTCCGCCGTTGAGGCTGGTATTCGTTACGCCAACAGGCTCGATCTCGGACTTATCTATAGCGATATTCCCTGTGTAACCGCCGGGGTATTCACCACCAGCCAGGTCAAGGCCGCACCGCTTGTCCTCGACCGGGAACGGCTGAAAACCGGCCAGGCCCAGGCGATTCTCGTCAACAGCGGTTGCGCCAACGCCTGTACCGGTGAGAAGGGCATGGAGGCCGCTCGCGCAACCAGCCAATGGGTTGCCGACAAGCTTGGTATCCCGGAGGCCATGGTCCAGCTGGCGTCAACCGGAGTAATTGGTGAACACCTCAATCTACCGGCCTTCGAGCAGGGTATTCCGCGTCTTGTCGAGGGCCTGGCAAGCGATGCCTTTGACAAGGTTGCGCGGGCGATAATGACCACCGACACGGTCATGAAAACCGCCGAAGCAAGGGTCACTATAGGTGAAAAAACTATCAAAATCATTGGGATGGCCAAGGGGGCGGGGATGATCATGCCCAATATGGCGACCATGCTCGCCTTTGTTATGACCGATGCCCGCATTAATTTCCCCGAACTGCACAAGTCACTGGTAAAAGGGGTCGAACGGACCTTTAACCGCATCACCGTCGACGGCGATACCAGCACCAATGACATGGTATTGGTCATGGCCAACGGTACGGCGGACAATCCGTGGATTGACGGCGATTCCGAGGCCGATCGGCAGGTCTTTCAGGATGGTCTGGAACATGTTCTGAAGGATCTTGCCCTGCAGATCATCAGCGACGGCGAGGGGGCTACCAAGACCATCACCATCAGGGTCAGCGGTGCCAAAGAGGAAGATCAGGCCGAGCAGATTGCCAGAACTGTCGCCACATCGAGTTTGGTGAAGACGGCCTTTTTTGGTGAAGACGCCAACTGGGGCAGGATTATGGCGGCCATGGGCCGCTCCGGGGTAAAATTCTCTCCCGATCGGGTAGATCTTGCCTTTGGCGACGTGACCATCGTTAAAAACGGTCTGGCCCTCGGCAAGGATGTCGAGGCGGCGGCGACGCGGGTGCTCAAGGAAAAACAGATCACGGTGGACATTGATTTACATGACGGCAAGGCCAGCGCCGAGGTATGGACCTGCGATTTTTCCATCGATTATGTAAAGATAAACGCTGATTATCGCTCCTGA
- the secA gene encoding preprotein translocase subunit SecA, which produces MIGKLLTKVFGSSNDRYLKSLRPIVARINGLEEEVQALDDAALAAKTALFKERLEQGESLEDLLPEAFAVVREAGKRVLGERHYDVQLVGGIVLHQGKISEMRTGEGKTLTSTLAVYLNALSGKGVHVVTVNDYLAARDSQWMGQIYQFLGMSCGKIVHGLNDVERRAAYAADITYGTNNEFGFDYLRDNMKFELSDYCQRGFNYAIVDEVDSILIDEARTPLIISGPAELSTDLYKNVDRIIPKFKKDEHYTVDEKAKQVSLTEEGIALGEELLEVDNLYDPINIEKLHHLNQSLKAHILFKKDVDYIVRDNQVIIVDEFTGRTMEGRRYSDGLHQALEAKERVKIEQENQTLASITFQNYFRMYKKLAGMTGTADTEAAEFKKIYNLDVVVMPTNQPMIRIDYADVIYKNEAAKYRAIIKEIGELHNSGQPVLVGTISIDVSEKISGMLKKIKIEHEVLNAKHHEREAEIIAGAGQLGKVTIATNMAGRGTDIKLGPGVVEVGGLHILGTSRHESRRIDNQLRGRAGRQGDPGSSRFYLSLEDDLLRIFGSDRISGIMNKLGMEEDEPIEHGMISRAIENAQRKVEGHNFDIRKHLLEYDDVMNQQREIIYRQRRDVLVGEDVVQVVQDMIEDLVDGVVDEFCQERQDSQEWQWPEFKVRMGEVFFHVPEWPEEELAGLTRDSFREKTLEFVRQAYANQDITNGAETQRQIEKLILLQVVDGHWKDHLLAMDHLKEGIGLRGYGQKNPLNEYKREGFQLFQSMVETVKAQTISNLMRVRVVREDDVERMEEERRRKQEQEQLRLNRGAAGEAPQPPKPVRRDSDKTGRNALCPCGSGKKYKRCCGQEA; this is translated from the coding sequence ATGATCGGAAAATTACTCACGAAGGTTTTTGGCAGCAGTAACGACAGGTACCTCAAGTCACTCAGACCTATCGTCGCCCGGATAAATGGTTTGGAAGAAGAAGTCCAGGCCTTGGACGATGCGGCCTTGGCGGCCAAGACGGCACTGTTTAAAGAACGGCTGGAGCAAGGTGAGTCTCTTGAGGATCTACTGCCGGAGGCCTTCGCCGTTGTTCGTGAGGCGGGCAAACGGGTACTCGGTGAGCGTCATTATGATGTTCAGCTGGTTGGTGGAATTGTTCTCCATCAGGGCAAGATATCGGAAATGCGCACCGGTGAGGGAAAAACCCTGACATCGACCCTCGCCGTCTATCTCAACGCCCTCAGCGGCAAAGGCGTACACGTGGTAACCGTCAACGATTATCTGGCGGCCCGTGACAGCCAATGGATGGGGCAGATCTATCAGTTTCTCGGGATGAGCTGCGGCAAGATCGTTCACGGCCTCAATGATGTCGAAAGACGAGCCGCCTACGCCGCCGATATCACCTACGGTACCAATAACGAGTTCGGCTTCGACTATCTCCGCGACAATATGAAGTTCGAATTGAGCGACTACTGTCAGCGCGGCTTTAACTATGCCATCGTCGACGAGGTTGACTCCATTCTGATCGATGAGGCGCGGACGCCGCTGATCATTTCCGGACCGGCGGAATTGTCGACCGACCTGTATAAAAACGTCGACAGGATCATTCCCAAATTCAAAAAGGACGAACACTATACCGTCGACGAGAAGGCCAAACAGGTTTCTCTGACTGAAGAAGGCATTGCCCTCGGCGAAGAATTGCTTGAGGTCGACAATCTTTATGATCCGATAAATATTGAAAAACTTCACCACCTCAACCAATCTCTCAAGGCCCATATCCTCTTTAAAAAGGATGTCGATTATATCGTCCGCGACAACCAGGTCATTATCGTCGACGAATTCACCGGCCGGACCATGGAAGGGCGGCGCTATAGTGACGGCTTGCATCAGGCCCTGGAGGCCAAGGAGCGCGTGAAGATTGAGCAGGAAAACCAAACTCTTGCCTCCATCACCTTCCAGAATTATTTCCGGATGTATAAAAAACTGGCGGGAATGACCGGTACCGCCGATACCGAAGCCGCCGAATTCAAGAAGATCTATAACCTCGATGTCGTGGTCATGCCGACCAACCAGCCGATGATCCGCATCGATTATGCCGACGTCATCTACAAAAACGAGGCCGCCAAATATCGGGCGATCATTAAAGAAATCGGTGAGTTACACAATTCAGGGCAACCGGTCCTGGTTGGCACAATTTCCATCGACGTCAGTGAAAAGATCTCGGGCATGCTGAAGAAAATCAAGATCGAGCATGAAGTTCTCAACGCCAAACACCATGAGCGCGAGGCGGAGATCATTGCCGGCGCCGGACAGCTCGGCAAGGTAACCATCGCCACCAATATGGCCGGACGGGGAACCGATATCAAGCTTGGCCCCGGGGTGGTTGAAGTCGGCGGCCTGCATATCCTTGGCACCTCCCGCCACGAATCGCGGCGTATTGACAATCAGCTGCGGGGCCGGGCCGGCCGTCAGGGCGATCCCGGGTCGTCAAGATTTTATCTTTCTCTCGAAGACGACCTGCTGCGCATCTTCGGCTCCGACCGGATCAGTGGAATCATGAATAAGCTCGGGATGGAGGAAGACGAACCGATTGAGCACGGTATGATTTCCCGGGCCATCGAGAATGCCCAGCGCAAAGTGGAAGGACATAACTTCGATATCCGTAAGCATCTGCTGGAGTACGATGATGTAATGAACCAGCAACGGGAGATCATTTACCGGCAACGGCGTGATGTTCTCGTCGGTGAAGATGTTGTCCAGGTTGTTCAGGACATGATCGAGGATCTGGTTGACGGGGTGGTCGATGAGTTTTGTCAGGAACGACAGGACTCGCAGGAATGGCAGTGGCCTGAGTTTAAGGTGCGGATGGGTGAGGTGTTCTTTCATGTCCCGGAGTGGCCGGAAGAGGAATTGGCGGGTTTGACTCGCGATTCCTTCCGGGAAAAGACCCTGGAGTTCGTTCGCCAGGCCTACGCCAACCAGGATATCACCAATGGCGCGGAAACCCAGCGGCAGATTGAAAAACTGATTCTTCTCCAGGTCGTCGACGGCCATTGGAAAGACCATCTCCTGGCCATGGACCATTTGAAGGAGGGCATTGGCTTGCGCGGGTATGGCCAGAAGAATCCCCTCAATGAATATAAACGTGAGGGCTTTCAGCTGTTCCAAAGTATGGTCGAGACGGTGAAGGCCCAGACCATTTCCAACTTAATGCGGGTTCGCGTCGTCCGGGAAGACGATGTCGAGCGCATGGAGGAAGAGCGGCGGAGAAAGCAGGAGCAGGAGCAGCTTCGCCTCAACAGAGGAGCGGCGGGAGAGGCGCCCCAGCCCCCCAAACCGGTGCGGCGCGACAGCGATAAGACCGGCAGGAATGCCCTCTGCCCCTGCGGCTCCGGGAAAAAATACAAAAGGTGCTGCGGTCAGGAAGCGTAA